A single genomic interval of Devosia oryziradicis harbors:
- a CDS encoding site-specific DNA-methyltransferase, translating into MLRTARTAEKAAAEEASRLPIDTILVGDCIDHMNALPAGSVDLIFADPPYNLQLDQGLTRPDQSKVDAVDDDWDKFDSFAHYDAFTRAWLKAARRVLKPDGALWVIGSYHNIFRVGTALQDLDFWMLNDVIWRKANPMPNFRGTRFTNAHETLIWAARSQKSRVTFNYEAMKLANDDTQMRSDWLFPICTGAERLKSEDDEKVHPTQKPEALLFRILNATTKPGDVVLDPFFGTGTTGAVARKLGRHFIGIEREQNYINAALKRIAGIRPGVFEALQSVTPKRKEARIPFGSLVEQGLIDPGTQLFDLTKRYSAMVRADGSLVSGSHQGSIHKVGALVQGAEACNGWTFWHHEQNGQISPIDELRTGVRAKLDLLSA; encoded by the coding sequence ATGTTGCGTACCGCGCGTACGGCCGAAAAGGCCGCTGCGGAGGAGGCATCGCGCCTCCCGATCGATACCATCCTTGTGGGCGATTGCATCGACCACATGAATGCTTTGCCGGCCGGCTCAGTCGATCTGATCTTTGCTGACCCTCCGTATAACCTGCAGCTGGACCAGGGCCTCACCCGCCCCGACCAGAGCAAGGTCGATGCGGTGGACGACGACTGGGACAAGTTCGACAGCTTTGCCCATTACGACGCCTTCACGCGCGCCTGGCTCAAGGCGGCGCGCCGCGTGCTCAAGCCTGATGGCGCCCTCTGGGTCATCGGCAGCTACCACAACATCTTCCGCGTCGGCACCGCGCTCCAGGATCTCGATTTCTGGATGCTCAACGACGTGATCTGGCGCAAGGCCAACCCCATGCCGAACTTCCGCGGCACGCGGTTCACCAATGCGCATGAAACGCTGATCTGGGCCGCCCGGAGCCAGAAGAGCCGCGTCACCTTCAACTACGAAGCCATGAAGCTGGCCAATGACGACACGCAGATGCGCAGCGACTGGCTGTTCCCCATCTGCACCGGCGCAGAGCGGCTCAAGAGCGAGGACGACGAGAAGGTCCATCCGACCCAGAAGCCGGAAGCCCTGCTGTTCCGCATTCTCAATGCCACCACCAAGCCGGGCGACGTCGTGCTCGACCCCTTCTTCGGCACCGGCACGACCGGAGCCGTTGCCCGCAAACTGGGTCGCCACTTCATCGGCATCGAGCGCGAGCAGAACTATATCAACGCCGCCCTCAAGCGCATTGCCGGCATCCGGCCGGGCGTGTTCGAGGCGCTGCAGTCAGTCACGCCCAAGCGCAAGGAAGCGCGCATCCCCTTCGGTTCGCTGGTCGAGCAGGGGCTTATTGATCCTGGCACGCAACTCTTCGACTTAACGAAACGTTACTCTGCCATGGTTCGTGCAGACGGCTCGCTCGTCTCCGGCTCCCATCAAGGCTCCATCCACAAGGTTGGCGCGTTGGTACAAGGCGCCGAAGCATGCAACGGCTGGACCTTCTGGCACCACGAACAAAACGGGCAGATCAGCCCGATCGACGAGCTCCGCACGGGCGTCCGTGCAAAACTTGATTTGCTTTCTGCCTGA
- the dapA gene encoding 4-hydroxy-tetrahydrodipicolinate synthase produces MERQHSLSGLWLPLITPFRDGQLDTPSLRRLVAHYAAQPIDGFILGATTGEGMSLDDDEIRALLAITRAVLADAGRPIPIYLGLSGSDTRKLIKTLQHVQDWGADGYLVACPYYTRPSQRGLLEHFSALADSADRPILIYNIPYRTGVNLGNETMLRLAERTNIVGVKDCCADPAQTFDLIRHKPSGFAVLTGEDPHFYSALSSGADGAILASAHVYTSGFAGIGDKLSAGDQPGALADWRRLADIPRLLFSEPSPGAIKHWLWRTGLIDSPEMRLPMVPVSAELARKIEAAMAVADQP; encoded by the coding sequence ATGGAACGCCAGCATTCCCTTTCCGGCCTTTGGCTGCCGCTCATCACCCCGTTTCGCGATGGGCAACTCGACACGCCTTCGCTGCGCCGGCTGGTTGCCCACTATGCCGCACAGCCGATCGACGGTTTCATCCTGGGTGCGACGACCGGGGAAGGCATGTCGCTCGACGATGACGAAATCCGCGCCTTGCTGGCTATTACCCGCGCGGTCCTCGCCGATGCAGGTCGGCCAATCCCGATCTATCTGGGACTTTCGGGAAGCGATACGCGCAAGCTGATCAAGACGTTGCAGCATGTCCAGGACTGGGGGGCGGATGGCTACCTGGTCGCCTGCCCCTACTACACGCGACCGTCCCAGCGGGGCCTGTTGGAGCACTTCTCGGCGCTGGCAGATAGTGCAGATCGGCCGATCCTGATCTACAACATCCCCTACCGCACAGGCGTCAACCTGGGGAACGAGACCATGTTGCGCCTGGCGGAGCGCACCAACATCGTCGGGGTCAAGGATTGCTGCGCCGACCCGGCCCAGACCTTCGACCTCATCCGCCACAAGCCATCGGGTTTTGCCGTGCTGACCGGCGAGGACCCGCATTTCTATAGCGCCCTGAGCAGCGGCGCCGACGGCGCCATTCTGGCCTCGGCCCATGTTTATACTTCAGGCTTTGCCGGCATTGGCGACAAGCTCTCCGCAGGCGATCAACCCGGCGCGCTGGCCGACTGGCGGCGGCTTGCCGACATCCCCCGCCTGCTGTTTTCCGAACCCAGCCCCGGTGCGATCAAGCACTGGCTCTGGCGCACCGGCCTGATCGACAGCCCGGAAATGCGGTTGCCGATGGTGCCTGTCAGTGCGGAACTGGCGCGGAAGATCGAAGCCGCAATGGCCGTCGCCGATCAGCCTTGA
- a CDS encoding GGDEF domain-containing protein gives MTATVGLNIVIAGVLGLLALLCAVASLALQRNVPLAWVAAALAVGTTQTLLLTFAAGTPLEFVSAMVLAPFGFWLANNTIYCLMPDKRLRQAYLAAFSALCAVAVGLFVAGAPFFFQVIVVQLACTLAMTDAALRILSGIKWRMLDVSLLLVVGALTLLRAARLPLIAFYFGPDVGFSDYNGSVVELTLLAVESLVTLGIIALVISSIIADTIATYQQQSERDGLTGLLNRRAIDAMAGQAGPAGGAVIFCDLDHFKLVNDRYGHQIGDAVIKAFAALIERTGHQAGRIGGEEFALLLPGASAADARDVAEMIRRRFNELAHPVLGATERLSASFGIGAYQPSQPPASAFIRADNALYRAKAAGRNRVEADPSAEQPEPSGAREQAA, from the coding sequence GTGACTGCCACCGTGGGCCTCAATATTGTCATTGCCGGCGTGCTGGGCCTGCTGGCCCTGCTTTGCGCCGTTGCCAGCCTGGCACTGCAGCGAAACGTGCCTTTGGCCTGGGTGGCCGCAGCACTGGCTGTCGGGACCACGCAAACGCTGCTGCTCACCTTCGCCGCCGGAACACCGCTCGAATTCGTCTCCGCCATGGTGCTGGCGCCATTCGGCTTCTGGCTGGCGAACAACACGATCTACTGCTTGATGCCCGACAAACGGCTGCGGCAGGCATATCTTGCGGCATTCTCCGCTCTGTGTGCGGTTGCCGTGGGGCTTTTTGTGGCGGGCGCCCCCTTCTTCTTCCAGGTCATCGTCGTCCAGCTTGCCTGCACCTTGGCGATGACCGATGCGGCCCTTCGCATCCTGAGCGGCATCAAGTGGCGCATGCTTGACGTTTCGCTGCTGCTGGTCGTGGGGGCACTGACCCTGCTGCGGGCGGCGCGGTTGCCGCTGATTGCCTTTTACTTCGGGCCGGACGTTGGGTTTTCGGACTACAACGGCTCGGTAGTGGAGTTGACCCTTCTTGCCGTCGAGAGCCTGGTAACACTGGGCATCATTGCATTGGTGATTTCCTCGATCATCGCCGACACCATCGCCACCTACCAGCAGCAGTCGGAACGCGATGGGCTTACGGGCTTGTTGAACCGCCGTGCGATCGACGCGATGGCGGGTCAGGCCGGTCCGGCCGGTGGCGCGGTGATCTTCTGCGACCTCGACCACTTCAAGCTGGTCAATGATCGATACGGCCATCAGATCGGCGACGCCGTGATCAAGGCTTTCGCCGCACTGATCGAGCGCACCGGACATCAGGCGGGACGGATTGGCGGCGAGGAATTCGCACTGCTTCTGCCAGGCGCCAGCGCTGCGGATGCCCGGGATGTGGCGGAAATGATCCGTCGGCGCTTCAACGAACTGGCCCATCCGGTGCTTGGGGCCACCGAGCGGCTCAGCGCCAGCTTCGGCATCGGCGCGTACCAGCCGAGCCAGCCACCCGCCAGCGCCTTCATTCGGGCCGACAACGCGCTCTATCGCGCCAAGGCCGCGGGACGAAACCGGGTCGAGGCGGACCCCTCCGCCGAGCAGCCGGAACCATCCGGCGCGCGTGAACAGGCTGCCTGA
- a CDS encoding A/G-specific adenine glycosylase: MHLPNPAPIDAQAVLAWYDRHARDLPWRVSPADRARGIRPDPYRVWLSEVMLQQTTVAAVKNYFLRFTSLWPSVFDLAAAPLDSVLKQWAGLGYYARARNLHACAQAVVRDHGGVFPMTSAGLQTLPGVGAYTSAAIAAICFEEPIAVLDGNLDRVLARYYALPVPVRVAKDELRAALQAAVPRRAGDFAQAMMDLGATICAPRTAACMLCPIQPGCLATRTLDPTIYPLKPAKADRPVRKGHAYVMVDADGDVYLQSRPANGLLGGMTEVPGSAWSPELGEVAYPVAGDWKHRGQVVHVFTHFRLELEVWSALVDPDGLEDGWWAGRSALADEALPTLFRKVLAIAGVD; the protein is encoded by the coding sequence ATGCATCTCCCCAACCCCGCTCCCATCGATGCCCAGGCCGTGCTCGCCTGGTACGACCGCCATGCGCGCGACCTGCCCTGGCGGGTGTCGCCGGCCGACCGGGCGCGCGGCATCCGTCCCGATCCCTACCGGGTGTGGCTGAGCGAGGTGATGCTGCAGCAGACTACCGTGGCGGCGGTGAAGAACTACTTCCTGCGCTTCACCAGCCTCTGGCCGAGCGTCTTCGATCTCGCGGCTGCGCCGCTCGATAGCGTGCTCAAGCAATGGGCCGGGCTGGGCTACTACGCCCGCGCTCGCAACCTGCATGCCTGCGCCCAGGCCGTTGTCCGCGATCATGGCGGAGTGTTTCCCATGACCTCAGCCGGCCTGCAGACCCTGCCCGGCGTCGGCGCTTATACCAGCGCGGCGATAGCCGCGATCTGCTTTGAGGAGCCAATTGCCGTACTCGACGGCAATCTCGACCGCGTGCTGGCGCGCTACTACGCGCTGCCGGTGCCGGTGCGCGTGGCCAAGGACGAGTTGCGCGCGGCATTGCAGGCCGCAGTGCCGCGGAGGGCAGGGGACTTCGCCCAGGCTATGATGGATCTGGGCGCCACCATCTGCGCACCGCGTACCGCCGCCTGTATGCTCTGTCCCATCCAGCCCGGATGCCTGGCCACGAGAACCCTCGATCCGACGATTTATCCGCTCAAGCCGGCCAAGGCCGATCGCCCGGTACGCAAGGGCCACGCCTATGTGATGGTCGATGCGGATGGCGATGTGTATCTGCAGAGCCGCCCGGCCAACGGCCTGCTTGGCGGGATGACCGAAGTGCCGGGCTCGGCCTGGTCGCCTGAATTGGGCGAAGTCGCCTATCCGGTCGCCGGCGATTGGAAACATCGCGGCCAGGTCGTGCACGTCTTCACCCATTTCCGCCTCGAGCTTGAAGTGTGGTCCGCCTTGGTCGACCCCGACGGCCTCGAAGACGGCTGGTGGGCAGGGCGCAGCGCGCTGGCGGATGAGGCCCTGCCAACGCTGTTTCGCAAGGTCCTGGCAATTGCGGGCGTCGACTGA
- a CDS encoding DUF721 domain-containing protein has translation MAKDDLPEPKRRNRTLNIADVLSGALDPVLKKRGFASRDIITHWAVMAPKPYDQVAIPDKLTWPRGERSAEGATLLLRCVPGHALAIAHEGPKIAAAINRYFGFLLVSAVKLSAEPFTPGSGQKAQNPTQPSQSVIAKVGAQVAEVADDDLREALRTLGHALSSRSGRK, from the coding sequence ATGGCCAAGGACGACCTGCCCGAACCCAAACGTCGCAATCGGACGTTGAACATCGCCGACGTGCTCAGCGGCGCGCTCGACCCGGTGCTGAAAAAGCGCGGCTTTGCCAGCAGGGACATCATCACCCACTGGGCGGTGATGGCGCCAAAGCCCTATGACCAGGTCGCCATTCCCGACAAGCTAACCTGGCCGCGGGGCGAGCGCAGCGCCGAGGGCGCGACCCTGTTGCTGCGCTGCGTTCCGGGGCATGCCCTGGCCATTGCCCATGAGGGTCCAAAGATTGCCGCGGCTATCAACCGCTACTTCGGGTTTCTGCTGGTCAGCGCCGTCAAGTTGTCGGCAGAGCCGTTCACCCCCGGTTCAGGGCAGAAGGCGCAAAACCCCACTCAACCGAGCCAGAGCGTTATCGCAAAGGTCGGGGCCCAGGTGGCCGAAGTTGCAGATGATGATCTGAGGGAAGCGTTGCGGACACTGGGTCACGCGCTATCCAGCAGATCGGGGCGGAAGTAG
- a CDS encoding thioredoxin domain-containing protein, with protein MNFTRRDTLILAAAASALSLCGVATANAEEGDMIDMAKLMAPAGDVADHVQGSETAPVTVIEYASPTCPHCAAFSNDVLPSFIEAYVNTGKVRFITRPFVRNVLDAAVFMLAEAGGPTNYHNVLATYFKTQNTWATSQTPRDAILEIAKQLGFTQETFDAALTNQALFTGMEALREQALSEFGLSGTPTFYVNGKTLTGDKTLEQLAAEIDPLVPADFVATTPAAPAAAAPAPAATDAMAPAADAMAPAEPTATPVTPAQ; from the coding sequence GTGAACTTTACCCGCCGTGACACCCTCATCCTGGCCGCTGCCGCATCGGCTCTGAGCCTTTGCGGGGTCGCCACCGCCAACGCTGAAGAAGGCGACATGATCGATATGGCCAAGCTGATGGCGCCGGCCGGCGACGTCGCGGACCATGTACAGGGCAGCGAAACCGCGCCCGTCACCGTCATCGAATATGCTTCGCCGACCTGCCCCCACTGCGCGGCCTTCTCCAATGATGTGCTGCCGTCCTTCATCGAAGCCTATGTGAATACCGGCAAGGTCAGGTTCATCACCCGCCCGTTCGTCCGCAACGTGCTCGACGCCGCCGTGTTCATGCTGGCCGAGGCCGGCGGCCCCACCAACTACCACAACGTGCTGGCGACCTATTTCAAGACCCAGAACACCTGGGCCACCTCGCAGACGCCACGCGACGCCATTCTCGAAATCGCCAAGCAGCTCGGCTTTACCCAAGAAACTTTCGACGCCGCATTGACGAATCAGGCCCTATTCACGGGGATGGAAGCCTTGCGCGAACAGGCGCTCAGTGAATTCGGTCTTTCAGGCACCCCGACATTCTATGTCAACGGCAAGACGCTTACTGGTGACAAGACGCTCGAGCAGCTCGCTGCCGAGATCGACCCGCTGGTTCCTGCCGACTTCGTGGCCACGACGCCTGCCGCCCCTGCTGCGGCAGCGCCTGCTCCGGCCGCTACCGACGCCATGGCACCGGCAGCCGATGCAATGGCGCCGGCCGAGCCGACTGCAACGCCCGTTACCCCTGCGCAGTAA
- the smc gene encoding chromosome segregation protein SMC: MKFSRLKLHGFKSFSDETTLVMEPGLTGIVGPNGCGKSNLVEAMRWVMGESSYKAMRASGMDDVIFSGSGNRPARNSAEVTLILDNSDRTAPAALNTADVLEVTRRIEREAGSVYRVNGKEVRARDVQLLFADASTGAHSPAMVRQGQIGELIAAKPTARRALLEEAAGISGLHSRRHEAELRLRAAEANLERVDDIIAQVETQLETLKRQARLATRYRSLSGDIRRAEATLFHIRWVAARFAEKETEAQHAVLIRELADATHLELQAQNKLAAAEAALQPLREREAVTGAVLQRYTILAEQLAEEARRADQRRAELEDRIRQLAADGVRERELVAEAESTLAAYAEEQARLAAEGEAAQADFDLARAEADTARMAVTAAETEARAASDTLAQVRARRAQAQRSAQDAATRIQRLTSQVAEVEREAQTVAASLDADGTLTLKRAALVAAQARTVEAEQLATTAEEATAAAQSKLDAARPRLAEIEAALNRLEAEAATLGKMLNVGTSLWPAIVDQLKVAPGYETALGAALGDDLEASSDAGAPMHWSVPVDHTDDAALPQAAEPLSRYVTGSPLLKRRLDQIGLIDAADGPSLMHALKPGQRLVTLDGALWRWDGFVSAADAPSPAAQRLAQRNRLADLDEEIARSKGERNAWKRDVDALAADLDAARQDERSKREAWRAAQHAIGAAQSDVDKAQRAIGDLTTRQSALEEARIRLASSLQEAEAIRADAEQALVDAGSEDESARAADALQSVLSSARDRSDQARLRLGSFETAARMRESRLAQLDRDAQSWQRRRDGALAQLSTLDQRSAEVSAQLASVTETPDGFAARRAQLEDQIEVAKAEHRTAGDNLNVAQSGYREADKALKAASDLLGNARIELTRIEERMKGFAAQRQQIERQIEETLDIPASKTLEASGIRAEEALPSESATEQKVERLKAERERLGGVNLSAEKEAVEVQEKLDVMVKDKNDLIEAIAKLRTGIQSLNREGRARLNDAFVKVNAHFQELFTSLFGGGTAELSFVESDDPLEAGLEIIARPPGKKPQTMTLLSGGEQALTAMSLIFAVFLTNPAPICVLDEVDAPLDDANVERFCNLLDSMRQRTNTRFMVITHNPITMSRVDRLFGVTMAERGVSQLVSVDLTTAESFREAS; this comes from the coding sequence ATGAAATTTTCCCGCCTCAAGCTGCATGGGTTCAAGTCCTTCTCGGACGAAACCACGCTCGTGATGGAGCCGGGGCTGACCGGCATCGTCGGCCCCAATGGCTGCGGCAAGTCCAACCTCGTCGAAGCCATGCGCTGGGTGATGGGCGAGAGCTCGTACAAGGCCATGCGCGCCTCGGGCATGGATGACGTGATCTTTTCGGGCTCCGGCAACCGCCCGGCCCGCAATTCCGCCGAAGTCACGCTGATCCTCGACAATTCCGACCGCACGGCGCCCGCCGCCCTCAATACGGCCGACGTGCTCGAAGTCACGCGCCGCATCGAACGCGAGGCCGGCTCGGTCTATCGTGTCAACGGCAAGGAAGTGCGTGCGCGAGACGTGCAACTGCTGTTTGCCGATGCTTCGACCGGGGCGCACTCCCCCGCCATGGTGCGGCAGGGCCAGATCGGCGAACTGATCGCTGCCAAGCCCACCGCACGCCGGGCCCTGCTCGAAGAAGCCGCGGGCATTTCGGGTCTCCATTCACGCCGCCACGAGGCCGAACTGCGCCTGCGCGCCGCCGAAGCCAATCTCGAGCGGGTCGACGACATCATCGCACAGGTCGAGACCCAGCTCGAAACCCTCAAGCGCCAGGCGCGGCTGGCCACCCGCTACCGCTCGCTGTCGGGCGACATCCGCCGCGCCGAGGCGACGCTGTTTCATATCCGCTGGGTCGCGGCCCGCTTCGCCGAGAAGGAAACCGAGGCCCAGCATGCCGTGCTGATCCGCGAACTCGCGGATGCGACCCATCTCGAACTGCAGGCACAGAACAAGCTGGCCGCCGCCGAGGCGGCCTTGCAGCCGCTGCGGGAACGGGAAGCGGTGACCGGGGCCGTTTTGCAGCGCTACACGATACTTGCCGAGCAACTTGCCGAAGAGGCGCGCCGTGCCGACCAGCGCCGGGCCGAGCTGGAAGACCGCATCCGCCAACTGGCCGCCGACGGCGTGCGCGAACGCGAACTGGTAGCGGAAGCCGAAAGCACGCTTGCCGCCTATGCCGAGGAGCAGGCTCGCCTTGCAGCGGAAGGTGAAGCGGCGCAGGCCGACTTCGACCTCGCCCGTGCCGAGGCCGACACGGCACGCATGGCCGTAACCGCTGCCGAAACCGAGGCGCGTGCCGCATCGGACACACTGGCGCAGGTGCGGGCCCGTCGGGCGCAGGCCCAGCGGTCCGCGCAGGACGCCGCCACCCGCATTCAGCGGCTGACGAGCCAGGTCGCCGAGGTGGAGCGCGAGGCGCAAACCGTCGCGGCCAGCCTCGATGCCGACGGGACGCTCACGCTCAAGCGCGCGGCGCTGGTCGCGGCGCAGGCGCGCACTGTCGAAGCCGAGCAGCTGGCCACGACAGCCGAGGAAGCGACCGCCGCCGCACAAAGCAAGCTCGATGCCGCGCGGCCGCGCCTGGCGGAAATCGAGGCGGCGCTCAATCGCCTGGAGGCCGAAGCGGCCACCTTGGGCAAGATGCTCAATGTCGGAACGAGCCTTTGGCCGGCCATTGTCGATCAGCTCAAGGTTGCCCCAGGCTACGAAACTGCGCTTGGCGCCGCGCTGGGGGACGACCTGGAAGCCAGTTCCGATGCTGGCGCGCCGATGCATTGGTCGGTGCCGGTGGATCACACCGATGACGCGGCCCTGCCCCAGGCTGCCGAGCCGCTGTCGCGCTACGTCACCGGCAGCCCACTGCTCAAGCGCCGGCTGGACCAGATCGGGCTCATCGACGCCGCCGACGGCCCCAGCCTGATGCATGCGCTCAAGCCCGGCCAGCGCCTGGTGACGCTGGACGGCGCACTGTGGCGCTGGGATGGTTTTGTTTCCGCCGCCGATGCGCCGAGCCCAGCTGCGCAGCGTCTGGCCCAGCGCAATCGTCTGGCCGATCTTGATGAGGAGATTGCGCGCAGCAAGGGCGAGCGCAATGCCTGGAAGCGCGATGTCGATGCCCTAGCCGCCGACCTCGACGCGGCTCGGCAGGACGAACGCAGCAAGCGTGAAGCCTGGCGCGCGGCCCAGCATGCCATTGGCGCCGCGCAGTCGGACGTCGACAAGGCGCAGCGCGCCATCGGCGACCTCACCACTCGCCAGTCGGCGCTCGAGGAAGCCCGGATACGCCTGGCGTCCAGCCTTCAGGAAGCCGAAGCCATCCGCGCCGATGCCGAGCAGGCGCTGGTCGACGCGGGCAGCGAGGACGAGTCCGCGCGCGCCGCGGACGCGCTTCAGTCGGTGCTGTCATCCGCGCGCGACCGGTCCGACCAGGCCCGGCTCAGGCTCGGCAGCTTCGAGACTGCCGCTCGCATGCGCGAAAGCCGCCTCGCCCAGCTCGATCGCGATGCGCAAAGTTGGCAGCGCCGCCGCGACGGCGCTCTCGCCCAGCTTTCCACGCTCGATCAACGTAGCGCCGAAGTCAGCGCGCAGCTTGCCAGCGTCACCGAAACGCCCGATGGCTTTGCCGCCCGGCGCGCCCAGCTTGAAGACCAGATCGAGGTCGCCAAGGCTGAGCACCGCACCGCTGGCGACAATCTCAATGTCGCGCAATCGGGTTATCGCGAAGCCGACAAGGCGCTCAAGGCCGCCAGTGACCTGTTGGGCAATGCGCGGATCGAGCTCACCCGCATCGAGGAGCGCATGAAGGGATTTGCCGCGCAGCGCCAGCAGATCGAACGGCAGATCGAGGAAACGCTCGATATCCCGGCCAGCAAGACCCTTGAAGCGTCCGGTATCCGGGCCGAGGAGGCCCTTCCCTCGGAATCGGCGACCGAGCAAAAGGTCGAGCGGCTCAAGGCTGAGCGTGAGCGGCTGGGCGGGGTGAACCTGTCTGCCGAGAAGGAAGCCGTCGAGGTCCAGGAAAAGCTGGACGTGATGGTCAAGGACAAGAACGACCTGATCGAGGCCATCGCCAAGCTGCGCACCGGCATTCAGTCGCTCAACCGCGAAGGCCGGGCCCGGCTCAACGACGCGTTCGTAAAGGTCAATGCGCATTTCCAGGAGCTGTTCACCAGCCTTTTCGGCGGCGGGACCGCGGAACTGAGCTTTGTCGAAAGCGACGACCCGCTCGAAGCGGGCCTGGAGATCATAGCCCGCCCGCCCGGTAAGAAGCCGCAGACTATGACCCTGCTGTCGGGCGGCGAACAGGCGCTGACGGCCATGAGCCTGATCTTTGCGGTGTTCCTCACCAATCCGGCGCCGATCTGCGTCTTGGACGAAGTCGATGCCCCGCTCGACGACGCCAATGTCGAGCGCTTCTGCAACCTGCTCGACAGCATGCGCCAGCGCACCAATACGCGCTTTATGGTCATTACCCACAATCCCATCACCATGAGCCGGGTCGATCGCCTCTTCGGCGTGACCATGGCCGAGCGTGGGGTGAGCCAGCTGGTATCGGTAGACCTCACCACCGCCGAGAGCTTCCGGGAAGCGAGCTGA
- a CDS encoding antitoxin Xre-like helix-turn-helix domain-containing protein produces MDADMPALAQTLPELAERQDFSRDADRARLSKVALKAYRRLVEQWGLTGQQAAALLDVSTSTWERLKQDGKDKTLSQDQMTRISALVGVYKGLHLLFADGMADRWPSLANKGPLFGQLTPVDSMIRGGIPQMLDVRRHVDAVRGGM; encoded by the coding sequence ATGGACGCCGACATGCCCGCCCTTGCCCAAACCCTCCCCGAACTTGCCGAGCGACAAGACTTTTCGCGTGATGCGGATCGGGCCCGACTGTCGAAAGTGGCGCTCAAGGCCTATCGCCGCCTCGTTGAACAGTGGGGCCTGACCGGTCAGCAGGCGGCGGCCTTGCTGGATGTGTCGACAAGCACTTGGGAGCGGCTCAAGCAGGACGGCAAGGACAAGACGCTCAGCCAAGACCAGATGACGCGCATTTCGGCGCTGGTCGGGGTCTATAAGGGGCTGCACCTGCTGTTCGCAGACGGTATGGCAGATCGCTGGCCTAGCCTTGCCAACAAGGGACCGCTGTTTGGCCAATTGACCCCGGTGGACTCCATGATCCGAGGTGGCATCCCGCAGATGCTCGATGTGCGCCGCCACGTCGATGCCGTGCGTGGGGGAATGTGA
- a CDS encoding RES family NAD+ phosphorylase, with protein MAVDDVPVVTEAFPRTVRLVTTARLREAVLRPLVDNDDELALLGEIEGATSARLMAEDRGISGLAANELVYDVPHARFINASFAYAKPRQPNRFNGANRGAWYAALSVETCLREVSYHLTNALADAGDFNAVVEYAEMFCSLAGEFLDLRQRPHHPALGGEAATAYPVGNALADGARAQGLNGIIYPSVRHVSGTCIAALRPAAVQSVRQGAVYRLVWQGKPDPSVHGPL; from the coding sequence TTGGCGGTCGACGACGTTCCCGTCGTCACCGAGGCGTTCCCGCGTACTGTCCGGCTCGTGACCACGGCCCGCCTGCGCGAAGCCGTCTTGCGGCCACTGGTCGACAACGACGATGAACTGGCACTGCTCGGCGAGATCGAGGGAGCAACCAGCGCGCGGCTGATGGCCGAGGACCGGGGCATTTCCGGCCTCGCGGCCAATGAACTGGTCTATGACGTTCCCCACGCCCGCTTCATCAATGCCTCGTTCGCATACGCCAAGCCGCGCCAACCCAATCGCTTCAACGGGGCCAACCGTGGCGCCTGGTATGCTGCGCTGAGCGTGGAAACCTGCCTGCGCGAAGTGAGCTATCACCTCACCAATGCGCTGGCCGATGCCGGCGACTTCAACGCCGTCGTCGAATATGCGGAAATGTTCTGCAGCCTGGCGGGTGAATTCCTCGACCTGCGCCAGCGACCGCATCATCCCGCTCTGGGCGGCGAGGCAGCAACGGCCTACCCCGTGGGCAATGCGCTGGCCGATGGCGCACGGGCACAAGGCCTCAATGGCATCATTTATCCCTCGGTGCGCCATGTCAGCGGCACCTGTATTGCCGCCCTGCGACCGGCCGCGGTGCAGTCGGTGCGGCAAGGCGCCGTTTACCGCCTGGTGTGGCAGGGCAAGCCCGACCCGTCCGTCCACGGACCGCTTTGA
- a CDS encoding AtpZ/AtpI family protein, whose product MAKPQDTEGQPDSAKGVTRDLASRIASAKREREIEDNRASRDASPEMTGLARGLRIGTEFIAAILVGSVLGYLIDLGLGTSPWGLLIMFLVGFAAGILNVTRVVAQMNAASPPPPPGSDMGPDVEDEEEDK is encoded by the coding sequence ATGGCAAAACCGCAAGATACCGAAGGTCAGCCGGACAGCGCCAAAGGGGTGACGCGCGATCTTGCATCACGCATCGCCTCGGCCAAGCGGGAACGCGAGATCGAGGACAATAGAGCCTCGAGAGACGCCTCCCCGGAGATGACGGGACTGGCGCGCGGTTTGCGCATCGGCACCGAGTTCATCGCCGCGATTCTGGTGGGTAGCGTACTCGGCTATCTCATCGATCTTGGTCTGGGAACCAGCCCCTGGGGCTTGCTCATCATGTTCCTGGTGGGCTTCGCCGCTGGAATACTCAATGTCACCCGTGTGGTGGCGCAGATGAATGCCGCTTCGCCTCCCCCGCCGCCGGGATCCGATATGGGTCCGGACGTGGAAGACGAAGAAGAAGACAAATGA